In one Candidatus Rickettsiella isopodorum genomic region, the following are encoded:
- a CDS encoding glycosyltransferase family 9 protein: protein MLNLPPRSLLIICIRRIGDVLLVTPLIRTFKRHWPEAKIDLLVFKGTESILNANPDIQNIITIEEHADFYQHCQLIKKIFRAYDMAVSTLPGDKANLYAFVASKYRLGMLGADKSRWWKQRLLSETVEFDNIATHTVLMNLRLAEVLQLNPYAEIVITWQEKDRQKVSQLVDINKKLAILHLQPKFSYKEWIKEGWIGVATWLLQVGYTVVLTGDKNELEKKMAAELIDSLPEGAINRVGYLNLNQLGFLLSQAKIYIGPDTVVTHMAAALGVPTMALFGPSNPVKWGPWPKAWTLSNPFVRVGSQHRNNVYLMQGSGVCVPCFQEGCEQHIRSHSRCLENLTAQQVINKVRILINYPDISSV, encoded by the coding sequence ATGCTCAATTTACCGCCAAGAAGCCTTCTAATTATTTGTATTCGCCGCATTGGGGATGTTTTACTCGTTACTCCTTTAATTCGAACCTTTAAACGTCATTGGCCAGAAGCTAAGATTGATCTTTTGGTCTTTAAAGGGACTGAATCGATACTCAACGCCAATCCCGATATACAAAATATTATTACCATTGAAGAACATGCTGATTTTTATCAGCATTGCCAGTTAATAAAAAAAATTTTTCGCGCTTATGACATGGCGGTATCTACATTGCCTGGAGATAAAGCTAACTTATACGCTTTTGTTGCTTCGAAATATCGTTTAGGCATGTTAGGTGCGGATAAAAGTCGTTGGTGGAAACAGCGTTTACTCTCGGAAACGGTAGAGTTTGATAACATTGCTACGCATACCGTATTAATGAATTTACGTTTGGCAGAAGTTTTACAGTTAAATCCTTACGCAGAGATTGTTATCACTTGGCAGGAAAAAGATAGGCAGAAAGTAAGCCAACTCGTTGATATCAATAAAAAATTAGCTATTTTACACCTACAGCCTAAATTTTCTTACAAGGAATGGATTAAAGAAGGTTGGATAGGCGTCGCTACCTGGTTATTGCAAGTCGGCTATACGGTGGTTTTAACTGGAGATAAAAATGAATTAGAAAAAAAAATGGCAGCCGAACTAATCGATAGCTTACCAGAAGGCGCTATTAATAGGGTGGGTTACTTAAATTTGAATCAACTTGGTTTTTTATTGAGTCAGGCTAAAATTTATATTGGTCCGGACACCGTAGTAACGCACATGGCGGCGGCTCTAGGCGTTCCAACGATGGCGTTATTTGGTCCAAGTAATCCAGTAAAATGGGGTCCTTGGCCCAAAGCTTGGACATTAAGCAATCCATTTGTTCGAGTTGGATCGCAACATAGAAATAATGTTTATTTAATGCAAGGTTCAGGCGTTTGCGTCCCTTGCTTTCAAGAAGGTTGTGAGCAACATATTCGAAGTCATAGTCGTTGTTTAGAAAATTTAACTGCTCAGCAAGTGATTAATAAAGTCAGAATTTTAATTAATTATCCGGATATATCTTCAGTTTAA
- a CDS encoding glycosyltransferase family 2 protein, protein MSSKLPTISVIITTYNRPDALHLVLSALAQQTRLPNEVIVADDGSTDETRLLINQLQGQLNYPLKHVWQKDEGFQAAKIRNKAVLRAHHNYLIFLDGDCVPFSDFIENHHLLAEPHWFLSGHRLLLEKKLTQKILQEVLPIYKHTTLQWVLHYFHRQSNRLFPLLRIRLNKLRKLQAKHWQGAKSCNLGLWKEDFLTVNGFDESFTGWGYEDSDLVIRLIRAGIYRKSGKFAVPVIHLWHQQTNREQEPINLNLLKKVTENQRIRAKIGLNNVN, encoded by the coding sequence ATGTCATCAAAATTGCCAACTATTTCTGTGATTATAACTACCTACAATCGTCCTGATGCCTTGCATTTAGTTTTATCGGCCTTAGCACAACAAACACGGTTACCGAATGAAGTCATTGTGGCTGACGATGGCTCAACCGATGAAACTCGATTATTAATTAACCAATTACAAGGTCAACTTAATTATCCCCTCAAACATGTTTGGCAAAAAGATGAAGGTTTTCAAGCGGCTAAAATCCGGAATAAAGCAGTTCTACGCGCCCATCATAATTATCTTATTTTTCTGGATGGCGACTGCGTCCCCTTCTCCGATTTTATTGAAAATCATCACTTACTAGCCGAACCTCATTGGTTTCTTTCTGGCCATCGCCTACTACTAGAGAAAAAATTGACGCAAAAAATCCTGCAAGAAGTTTTACCCATTTATAAACACACAACGCTACAATGGGTATTACACTATTTTCATCGCCAGTCAAATCGTTTATTTCCTTTATTACGAATTCGATTAAATAAATTACGCAAATTACAAGCGAAGCATTGGCAAGGAGCAAAAAGTTGTAACTTAGGTTTATGGAAAGAAGATTTTTTGACCGTCAATGGTTTTGATGAAAGCTTTACAGGATGGGGATATGAAGATTCGGACTTAGTCATCCGCTTAATTCGCGCAGGGATTTATCGTAAATCAGGAAAATTCGCGGTTCCCGTTATTCATTTGTGGCATCAACAAACTAATCGCGAACAAGAACCAATAAATCTTAATTTGTTAAAAAAAGTAACCGAAAACCAACGAATTCGTGCCAAAATTGGCTTAAATAATGTAAATTAA
- a CDS encoding O-antigen ligase family protein — protein sequence MSVDALTPSRPLRNYFQQLSQIFAVASAFVLPLSTAALMIFFSATVLCCLLAGNWHEKYLVLRYNPMALMFILFFGLFLIGLTYTTVQRPIAFHTVIKYSKFLLGFFLFSTFRHDKTAQYAFFAFLLSASLTLLFSLIKFFGHWDFVHRFTADSGVFKDHIFTGFLLAFTSYCYAVLAFSIKKTWRWFFVLLFLVAAYNVLFINLSRSGYVVLVSLLLLLAWQQFAWKGLLAGLLISFFLCGSLLFLPANFKERFNLAQSEVTQYKQGNFATSVGLRLEFYHNSFKLFKEHPWIGTGTGSFAQDYLAVAENKQFATQNPHNEYLNIAVQFGLLGMVILLSLFIVHAWASFRLQGIRQYFAQAVLVSIAVGSLFNSWLMDVTQGCFYVIFTALLFAGLSYKSEKITFKSN from the coding sequence ATGTCAGTTGATGCATTGACTCCATCTCGTCCACTCAGAAATTATTTTCAACAACTTAGTCAAATTTTTGCGGTGGCGTCTGCATTTGTGTTACCACTATCAACTGCGGCGTTGATGATTTTTTTCTCAGCGACGGTGCTTTGTTGTTTATTAGCGGGGAATTGGCATGAAAAATATCTAGTTTTGCGTTATAACCCGATGGCATTGATGTTTATTTTATTTTTTGGACTATTTTTAATAGGTCTTACTTATACGACGGTGCAACGACCAATCGCTTTCCATACCGTAATAAAATATAGTAAATTTTTGCTAGGATTTTTTTTGTTTAGTACCTTTCGACATGACAAGACAGCCCAGTATGCTTTTTTTGCATTTTTATTATCGGCTAGTCTCACGTTACTTTTTTCTTTGATTAAATTTTTTGGACACTGGGATTTTGTACATCGTTTTACTGCTGATTCAGGTGTTTTTAAGGATCATATTTTTACAGGATTTTTATTAGCTTTTACCAGTTATTGTTATGCTGTTTTAGCTTTCTCAATTAAAAAAACTTGGCGCTGGTTTTTTGTTTTGCTGTTTTTAGTAGCAGCTTATAACGTATTATTTATTAATCTAAGTCGATCGGGTTATGTGGTGTTAGTTAGTTTGTTGTTATTATTAGCTTGGCAACAATTTGCTTGGAAAGGTCTCCTGGCGGGATTATTAATCTCATTTTTTTTATGTGGTAGCTTGTTGTTTTTACCTGCTAATTTTAAAGAACGCTTCAATCTAGCACAGAGTGAAGTGACCCAATATAAACAGGGAAATTTTGCTACATCGGTAGGTTTACGTTTAGAGTTTTATCATAATAGTTTTAAGTTATTTAAAGAACATCCTTGGATAGGAACAGGTACAGGAAGTTTTGCACAAGACTATTTAGCAGTTGCTGAAAATAAACAATTTGCGACTCAAAATCCCCATAATGAATACCTCAATATTGCAGTGCAATTTGGTTTATTAGGGATGGTTATTTTGTTAAGCCTGTTTATTGTTCATGCCTGGGCAAGTTTTCGATTGCAAGGTATACGTCAATATTTTGCGCAAGCGGTTTTGGTCTCTATTGCGGTGGGTTCATTGTTTAATTCTTGGCTTATGGATGTCACTCAAGGTTGTTTTTATGTTATTTTCACCGCTTTGTTGTTCGCGGGATTATCCTATAAATCTGAGAAAATTACTTTCAAATCAAATTAA
- a CDS encoding glycosyltransferase family 2 protein: MLALSVIVIVKDAAKDIQCCLESVKWADEIIILDSGSQDNTLEICRQYTQKIFSTDWPGFGLQKNRALDKAKGKWVLSIDADEALSASLIQEIKQIINNTQEQHDAFAIKRASFFIGKKIRYGDWGRDKVIRLFRRLSHIQFTPAIIHEKLNGYVHLGCLKEVMFHKTMETISQVLVKLDHYSSFGALMAYHQRKKSSLFKAILHTMWCFIRGYLLRLGFLDGREGFILAVSNALGVFYRYVKLIYLYHRINHVS, from the coding sequence ATGCTTGCGTTAAGCGTGATTGTGATAGTAAAAGATGCCGCAAAAGATATCCAATGTTGTCTGGAATCAGTAAAGTGGGCGGATGAAATTATTATCTTGGATTCCGGTAGCCAAGATAATACGCTAGAAATTTGTCGACAATATACACAGAAAATTTTTTCCACCGATTGGCCAGGATTTGGTTTACAAAAAAATCGAGCTTTAGATAAAGCGAAAGGTAAATGGGTGTTGTCTATCGATGCAGATGAAGCCTTAAGTGCGAGCTTGATTCAAGAAATAAAACAGATTATAAACAATACTCAGGAGCAACATGATGCTTTTGCGATTAAGAGAGCCTCATTTTTTATTGGAAAAAAGATTCGTTACGGAGATTGGGGTAGGGATAAAGTCATAAGGTTGTTTCGCCGCTTATCTCATATTCAATTTACACCCGCAATTATACATGAAAAATTAAATGGGTATGTGCATTTAGGTTGCTTGAAAGAAGTTATGTTTCACAAGACAATGGAAACTATTAGCCAAGTGTTAGTGAAGCTAGATCATTATTCTAGCTTTGGGGCTCTAATGGCTTATCACCAGCGCAAAAAATCCTCTCTATTTAAAGCGATTTTGCATACAATGTGGTGTTTTATTCGTGGCTATCTATTAAGGCTAGGTTTTTTGGATGGACGTGAAGGTTTTATATTAGCTGTTTCCAATGCTTTAGGTGTTTTTTATCGTTATGTTAAATTAATCTATCTTTATCACAGGATAAACCATGTCAGTTGA
- the mreD gene encoding rod shape-determining protein MreD, which translates to MKPLYFSTLLLIAISFFAAIILNIIPLPPVLALFFPLWLPLVLIYWIMVLPEHIHFTLAWILGLFIDVLYGSCLGEHSLALCVVAYLAYRFHLQFRMFPLLQQLLFIFVVLMIYQMILIWIHAWLGFPVDFRWAWISLLMSALVWPLMGNVLRINPLDMRH; encoded by the coding sequence ATGAAACCACTTTATTTTTCTACCTTATTGCTCATTGCGATTAGCTTTTTTGCAGCGATAATTCTGAATATTATTCCTTTACCTCCTGTTTTAGCATTATTTTTTCCTTTATGGTTACCCTTAGTCTTAATTTATTGGATCATGGTATTGCCGGAGCATATTCATTTTACTTTAGCCTGGATACTCGGATTATTTATAGATGTGCTATATGGTAGCTGCTTGGGCGAACATAGTTTGGCTTTATGTGTGGTTGCTTATTTGGCTTACCGTTTTCATTTGCAATTTCGGATGTTCCCATTGCTGCAACAACTATTATTTATCTTTGTTGTGTTAATGATCTATCAAATGATACTTATTTGGATACACGCTTGGCTTGGATTTCCGGTTGATTTTCGCTGGGCTTGGATATCTTTATTAATGAGTGCTTTAGTCTGGCCATTGATGGGTAATGTACTAAGAATAAACCCTTTAGATATGCGCCATTAA
- the tldD gene encoding metalloprotease TldD has protein sequence MKNNLTLACETLLDPAGLTENQLQVILGRLLTPKVDMADLYFQASQLESWVLEDSIVKNGSFNIERGVGVRAISGDKTGFAYSDDIVLPALESAATMAASITKVGQHGQIHAWQKNPLLKSLYQPINPISSWTEQEKLSLLRQVDEVARACDPRIKHVNVSLVGAQEVILVINSEGGMAADIRPLVRLNISVIAEDKGLREQGFAGGGGRTGYSYFITDQVATDLAKEAVRLALLNLEAVKAPAGTLPVVLGPGWPGVLLHEAVGHGLEGDFNRKGSSAFSGRMGERVASAGCTVVDDGTMPNRRGSLTIDDEGTPTQRTVLIEKGILKAYMMDKLNARLMGSQSTGNGRRESFAYLPMPRMTNTYMLPGPYVPEEIIATVKKGIYAVNFSGGQVDITSGKFVFSACEAYLIENGQVTRPVKGATLIGNGPDVLTQVSMIGNDLKLDNGIGSCGKEGQSVPVGVGQPTLKIDALTVGGTAI, from the coding sequence ATGAAAAATAATCTAACTTTAGCCTGTGAAACCTTATTAGATCCCGCTGGACTGACTGAAAATCAATTGCAAGTAATTTTAGGCCGCTTATTAACGCCTAAAGTGGATATGGCTGATCTGTATTTCCAAGCCAGTCAATTAGAGAGCTGGGTATTAGAAGATAGTATCGTTAAAAATGGAAGCTTTAATATTGAACGTGGTGTTGGCGTACGTGCCATCAGCGGTGATAAGACCGGTTTTGCCTATTCCGATGATATTGTATTACCCGCTTTAGAGTCTGCCGCCACCATGGCTGCGAGTATTACTAAAGTTGGACAGCATGGCCAAATTCACGCTTGGCAAAAAAATCCGCTTTTAAAGTCATTATATCAACCGATTAACCCTATTTCTTCCTGGACAGAACAGGAAAAATTAAGCTTACTCCGTCAAGTAGATGAAGTGGCACGTGCTTGTGATCCGCGTATTAAACACGTTAATGTCAGTTTAGTAGGGGCACAAGAAGTGATCCTAGTGATTAATAGTGAGGGTGGTATGGCGGCTGATATTCGTCCTTTAGTTCGGTTAAATATTAGTGTGATTGCAGAAGATAAAGGGCTGCGTGAGCAAGGTTTTGCTGGGGGGGGTGGTAGAACCGGTTATAGCTATTTTATTACGGATCAGGTGGCCACTGACTTAGCAAAAGAAGCAGTCCGTCTAGCACTATTGAATTTAGAGGCAGTGAAAGCTCCTGCAGGTACGCTGCCGGTCGTGTTAGGGCCTGGTTGGCCAGGTGTTTTATTGCATGAAGCCGTAGGCCATGGTTTAGAAGGAGACTTCAATCGTAAAGGGAGCTCTGCATTTTCAGGTCGAATGGGTGAACGTGTTGCTTCAGCGGGATGTACGGTAGTGGACGACGGAACGATGCCTAATCGGCGCGGATCGCTGACTATTGATGATGAAGGTACACCTACTCAACGTACCGTTTTAATTGAGAAGGGTATTTTGAAAGCGTATATGATGGATAAATTAAATGCGCGATTGATGGGATCGCAATCGACAGGAAATGGTCGTCGCGAATCGTTTGCGTATTTACCGATGCCGCGTATGACGAATACTTATATGCTGCCCGGTCCTTATGTTCCAGAAGAAATTATAGCGACAGTAAAAAAAGGGATTTATGCGGTGAATTTTTCTGGAGGGCAAGTGGATATAACCTCAGGAAAATTTGTATTCTCTGCTTGTGAAGCTTACTTAATTGAGAATGGTCAAGTGACGCGACCTGTTAAAGGAGCGACCTTGATTGGCAATGGACCTGATGTGTTAACGCAAGTTTCTATGATTGGTAATGA
- a CDS encoding N-acetylmuramoyl-L-alanine amidase → MKEKFIPADKQNFDRHQRFIILHYTVLEEKDSIETLTRGGVGAHFLIPKQSFKEGEESFDYYQFVDINNRAWHAGISEFAGRRGLNDTSIGIEIVNYGYGLVQDSGEVLFTYQVENQLKEFIVETLKKEDESLYQLLEKEQLFTAFLSDMTRGLVPPTDREVYKEQVSQDLISKYKTLTEEWRKTNDVFLPIEQEQLYQLEKEGKLKWDEYTDHQIDTLVDLIKGIQEQITIKDEKAVYYQIAPQFITGHVDIAPGRKTDPGTRLWKKLADREIGAWPNEEQVSAIEQEIYIEQGIDYKWIQNNLRHYGYKIEVTGQLDLQTKDVIRAFQMHFEPENYSGEPSVKTISILEALIKKYYPSQQSDYPRSFISSSVKKSNFFSGKGSDANSETNPTTPFNCCVIS, encoded by the coding sequence ATGAAAGAAAAATTTATACCGGCGGATAAACAAAATTTTGATAGACACCAACGATTTATCATATTGCATTATACCGTTTTAGAAGAAAAGGACTCCATAGAAACATTAACTCGCGGCGGTGTTGGCGCACACTTTTTAATTCCAAAACAATCCTTTAAAGAGGGAGAAGAATCCTTTGATTATTATCAATTTGTAGATATAAACAATCGTGCTTGGCATGCCGGTATCAGTGAATTTGCGGGTAGACGTGGTTTAAATGATACGTCAATAGGGATAGAAATCGTTAATTATGGTTATGGTTTAGTCCAAGATTCTGGAGAAGTATTATTTACCTATCAAGTTGAGAATCAACTTAAAGAATTTATTGTTGAAACTTTAAAAAAAGAGGATGAAAGTTTATATCAGCTTTTAGAAAAAGAACAATTATTCACTGCGTTTTTATCTGACATGACACGCGGTTTAGTGCCGCCGACTGATCGTGAAGTTTATAAAGAACAGGTTTCGCAAGATTTGATAAGTAAATATAAAACGTTAACTGAAGAATGGCGAAAAACTAACGATGTTTTTCTTCCTATTGAACAAGAACAACTTTATCAATTAGAAAAGGAAGGGAAGCTTAAGTGGGATGAATATACCGATCACCAAATTGATACACTGGTCGATCTGATTAAAGGAATTCAAGAGCAAATAACAATCAAAGATGAAAAAGCAGTTTATTACCAAATAGCTCCTCAGTTTATAACAGGTCATGTTGATATTGCACCAGGTAGAAAGACGGATCCTGGCACACGTTTGTGGAAAAAATTAGCGGATCGAGAGATAGGCGCATGGCCTAATGAAGAGCAAGTATCAGCTATTGAGCAGGAAATTTACATTGAGCAAGGAATTGATTATAAATGGATACAAAATAATCTACGACATTATGGATATAAAATAGAGGTGACAGGTCAATTAGATCTCCAAACCAAAGATGTCATCAGAGCATTTCAAATGCATTTTGAACCTGAAAACTATTCGGGAGAACCTAGTGTAAAAACGATAAGCATCTTAGAAGCATTAATTAAAAAATATTACCCAAGCCAGCAATCGGATTATCCTCGTTCTTTTATTTCATCCAGTGTAAAAAAAAGTAATTTCTTTTCCGGTAAAGGGAGTGATGCAAATTCTGAAACAAATCCAACGACTCCCTTTAATTGTTGCGTAATTAGTTAG
- a CDS encoding YhdP family protein produces the protein MKQLLYSILRLLIVFLTSSIVFFALIVIAGRILTPYLNKQAQSVSNLAAKILHKPVQIKQFSVAWQGLTPIFHSSEVIIWNDARTHPLLSVNQLNIGIDIFNSLLSGGIKLGAVSVNGIQLVAHQTKDNQLIFNGINTLFDQTSAPNSNAVNELIGWFLAEPQLSLENADLKFYPKSGPVWPTMHINLLLKNSSDRHQLSGRLSFLQEKFSELNFKVDLSGSLLSSSQNHLSGPIYIHGQNIFLDRWFNQWKPSLQLQNARANFKLWATWQWDHFTQFQALITNLQAASVKIDKQPTLSFSPFFMNILWQVTSQNSWSIGAMVHHFGVQAGKKTPGIQGLDAYLHMTPHRGNLIAHSNNFSLDFNKLFKAPIHLDSLSSQLNWQQKDNAWLIEVPKFEAANQDISVNSQFSLLIPKHAIQSQISLLAHVKINHSTHISYYLPQTLLGPELNHWLSTAISQGSGLGSLVLQGPVNQFPFDQHKGTFLIDTQINEVTLNYERAWPILKKINGELIFSGRQMQVLVNSAELQDTALKNIKANIPIIKKNVQAILHIASGQIDTRLEKGQAFLLATPLAQGVLSQLKNLILTGPLQLSMQIAIPLESGKQKLKLLGLAQIENAQLKIPKHDIQLEQLIGPFTFNQDGISAEKLTGILWKKPIELAIHSVPNLQITIHYDDLLTHLKPEQNGWRFSIDNQTAKGTVLIPKSSLQPIVANFDIINLDSSIESKGINTWNFKQLPKIYLNAREVRYKEMSFGAVQLKLSPMLGGVLVRELNAGDANYHLIASGAWHAGHFTELRGQLDSANLSNFLRSWGLPASIIAEQGHMRFNLNWQGAPYQVSFTKLKGYFSFTASNGQIVDIGSSNEAKLNFGRLLTFLSIQSLTKRLQLDFSDLKTKGFDFTNLQGNFTLRNGNAITRDVTIEGPVASISIAGRIGMLNKDYDLVVKVVPHFTSSLPVIVGLAGGPVAGVVTWLANAVLGSTVQKIAETSYHITGSWSKPDVVKTSA, from the coding sequence ATGAAACAATTACTGTATTCAATATTACGCTTACTCATCGTGTTTTTAACGAGTAGTATCGTTTTTTTTGCATTGATAGTCATTGCAGGACGAATTTTAACACCCTATTTAAACAAACAAGCACAATCGGTTTCAAACTTAGCTGCTAAAATATTGCATAAACCCGTGCAAATTAAGCAATTTTCTGTGGCATGGCAGGGCTTAACACCTATTTTTCATAGTTCTGAAGTTATTATTTGGAATGACGCTCGAACCCATCCTCTATTAAGTGTTAATCAGCTTAATATAGGTATTGATATTTTCAATAGTTTACTGAGTGGAGGTATTAAATTAGGTGCGGTTAGTGTGAATGGTATTCAGTTGGTTGCTCACCAAACTAAAGATAATCAATTAATTTTTAATGGAATTAACACATTATTCGATCAAACTTCTGCGCCTAATTCGAATGCCGTGAATGAATTAATAGGATGGTTTTTAGCTGAACCGCAGTTAAGTTTAGAAAATGCGGATTTAAAATTTTATCCAAAATCGGGTCCTGTATGGCCGACAATGCACATAAATTTACTATTAAAAAATAGCAGTGATCGACATCAATTAAGTGGGCGATTGAGTTTTTTACAAGAAAAATTTTCTGAATTAAATTTTAAAGTCGATCTGAGTGGTTCCCTCCTATCATCTTCTCAAAACCATCTTAGCGGACCTATTTATATACACGGCCAAAATATTTTTCTGGATCGATGGTTTAATCAGTGGAAACCCAGCTTGCAGCTACAAAATGCGAGAGCAAATTTTAAACTATGGGCCACGTGGCAATGGGATCATTTTACGCAATTTCAAGCGTTGATCACTAACTTACAGGCAGCATCGGTAAAAATTGATAAACAACCCACGCTTTCCTTTTCTCCTTTTTTCATGAATATACTTTGGCAAGTTACTAGCCAGAATAGCTGGAGTATAGGGGCGATGGTTCATCATTTCGGTGTGCAAGCGGGGAAAAAAACTCCAGGAATCCAAGGATTAGATGCTTATTTGCATATGACACCGCACAGGGGAAATCTTATTGCGCATTCTAACAATTTCAGCCTAGATTTTAATAAACTATTTAAAGCTCCGATACATTTGGATAGTTTATCGAGTCAATTGAATTGGCAGCAAAAAGATAATGCATGGCTAATCGAAGTCCCTAAATTTGAAGCCGCTAATCAGGATATTTCGGTTAACTCACAGTTTTCGTTATTAATTCCTAAACATGCCATTCAGTCCCAGATTAGTTTATTAGCTCATGTGAAAATAAATCATTCAACGCATATTAGCTATTATTTACCGCAAACTTTATTAGGTCCAGAGCTCAATCATTGGCTTAGTACCGCTATTAGTCAAGGATCAGGCTTAGGAAGTTTAGTATTACAGGGGCCAGTGAATCAATTTCCTTTTGATCAACATAAGGGAACTTTTTTAATTGATACACAAATAAATGAGGTTACTTTAAACTACGAGCGAGCTTGGCCTATTTTGAAAAAAATTAATGGCGAACTTATTTTTTCTGGTCGGCAAATGCAAGTCTTAGTGAATTCTGCCGAGTTGCAAGATACGGCATTGAAGAATATAAAGGCCAATATACCGATAATTAAGAAAAACGTCCAAGCTATATTACATATTGCTAGTGGTCAAATTGATACTCGTTTAGAAAAAGGCCAAGCCTTTTTGCTGGCAACACCTTTGGCTCAAGGAGTTTTAAGTCAATTAAAAAATTTAATATTAACAGGCCCTTTGCAGCTTAGTATGCAAATAGCTATTCCTCTCGAATCAGGAAAACAAAAATTAAAATTACTGGGTCTAGCTCAGATTGAAAATGCTCAGTTAAAAATTCCAAAGCATGATATTCAATTAGAACAATTAATAGGACCTTTCACCTTTAACCAGGATGGCATATCTGCCGAAAAATTGACGGGAATATTATGGAAAAAGCCCATAGAATTGGCTATTCATTCCGTACCAAATTTGCAAATAACGATTCATTATGATGATCTCTTGACGCATTTAAAACCTGAACAAAATGGCTGGCGTTTCAGTATTGATAATCAAACGGCTAAAGGCACGGTTTTGATACCTAAAAGTAGTTTACAACCGATCGTAGCCAATTTTGATATTATCAATTTAGATTCATCGATTGAGTCTAAAGGAATCAACACGTGGAATTTTAAACAATTACCTAAGATCTATTTAAACGCTAGAGAAGTGCGTTATAAAGAGATGAGCTTTGGAGCAGTGCAGTTAAAATTAAGTCCCATGCTTGGAGGCGTGTTAGTTAGAGAATTAAATGCAGGGGATGCCAATTATCATCTTATAGCAAGTGGTGCATGGCATGCGGGTCATTTCACCGAATTGAGAGGACAATTAGATAGCGCTAATTTAAGCAATTTTTTACGAAGCTGGGGTTTGCCAGCCAGTATCATCGCGGAACAAGGCCATATGCGATTTAATTTGAATTGGCAGGGTGCCCCCTATCAGGTGAGCTTTACTAAACTTAAGGGGTATTTTTCTTTTACGGCCAGCAATGGTCAGATTGTTGATATTGGATCGAGTAACGAAGCTAAATTAAATTTTGGTCGATTACTTACTTTTTTAAGCATACAAAGCTTAACTAAACGCTTGCAGTTGGATTTTAGTGATTTAAAAACTAAAGGTTTTGATTTTACTAATTTACAAGGTAATTTTACTTTAAGAAATGGTAATGCTATCACTCGTGATGTGACTATCGAAGGTCCAGTTGCTTCAATAAGTATTGCTGGACGAATTGGAATGTTAAATAAGGACTATGATTTAGTGGTTAAAGTGGTACCGCATTTTACATCCAGTTTACCGGTGATTGTTGGATTGGCAGGTGGTCCGGTTGCCGGTGTTGTAACCTGGTTAGCCAATGCGGTATTAGGTTCTACCGTACAAAAAATTGCTGAGACGTCCTATCATATTACTGGATCTTGGAGTAAGCCGGATGTAGTTAAAACTTCTGCTTAA